From Pogoniulus pusillus isolate bPogPus1 unplaced genomic scaffold, bPogPus1.pri scaffold_63_arrow_ctg1, whole genome shotgun sequence, one genomic window encodes:
- the LOC135174391 gene encoding uncharacterized protein LOC135174391, with translation MSPSQSPQPRVGQQGPEALSPQQSPARPAPVPWPRTSIRRTQQPVPPPLSPQITVLPSQPLPQAQPALLPAALIPSQPMPQLPPQPQTAQQPVPTSLLQLVLPVPMPSQPQATAQPQLAMSFQLILPHQVPSQVPLQVLILQAMPAPIPAQQPTPQTPSSPQPRSKVPLQSDKDSAPVQPHSEPSPAIASVSSDTEVEEITDSMKNASVNPVFKTETVKEHEDSAP, from the coding sequence ATGTCGCCATCGCAGTCCCCGCAGCCGCGCGTAGGGCAGCAGGGCCCAGAGGCGCTGTCGCCGCAGCAGTCCCCGGCACGGCCGGCACCCGTCCCTTGGCCGCGGACCTCAATTCGGCGGACGCAACAGCCCGTGCCGCCGCCGCTCTCTCCACAGATAACTGTTCTGCCTTCTCAGCCCCTGCCGCAAGCCCAGCCGGCTCTGCTGCCAGCGGCTCTGATACCGTCTCAGCCCatgccacagctgcccccacAGCCGCAAACGGCTCAGCAGCCCGTGCCGACGTCGCTTTTGCAACTGGTTTTGCCAGTCCCGATGCCTTCTCAGCCTCAGGCAACGGCTCAGCCGCAATTAGCGATGTCTTTTCAACTGATTTTGCCTCACCAGGTTCCGTCGCAGGTTCCGTTGCAGGTTCTGATTCTGCAGGCCATGCCGGCGCCCATCCCGGCTCAACAGCCCACACCGCAGACGCCATCTTCTCCACAGCCACGCTCCAAGGTGCCATTACAGAGTGACAAGGACAGCGCGCCTGTGCAGCCCCACTCTGAGCCGTCACCCGCAATCGCGTCAGTGAgcagcgacacggaagtggaggagATAACCGACAGCATGAAGAACGCATCTGTCAATCCCGTTTTCAAGACAGAAACCGTTAAGGAGCACGAGGACAGCGCACCATGA